A stretch of the Streptomyces ortus genome encodes the following:
- a CDS encoding HNH endonuclease — MTQAIRPTFINCARCGTEKKVGRGGPIPAYCSAACRNALSNERARKDGRYEQRLVKMRARAAAQREAEARPCPYCGSPMTNPRRVQCGAPECKRQFRNARQAEFQRKHKAEHGVYYSRQYDGDRVKAYRITCIQCGTEAVVTKPTSRYCSHSCWYKASHARHAQVELAWKPLLRAPRLATVILLRPLRRRWFSACCPMCSTWFITDNPRDRNCSRRCSRRAAKDRRRAMERDAFVQHVSRPDVYERDQWTCQLCGEAVLRDEVVPHPQAPTLDHIIALSRGGTHEPANVQLAHFYCNLIKNDGEWADVGRRPAA, encoded by the coding sequence AGAAGAAAGTCGGGCGAGGCGGACCCATTCCCGCGTACTGCTCGGCAGCATGCAGGAATGCGCTGAGCAACGAGCGGGCCCGCAAGGACGGCCGCTACGAACAGCGGCTCGTGAAGATGCGAGCAAGGGCAGCTGCCCAACGCGAGGCCGAAGCCCGCCCCTGCCCGTACTGCGGCAGCCCTATGACGAACCCGCGCCGCGTTCAATGCGGCGCCCCAGAGTGCAAGCGGCAATTCCGCAACGCACGCCAAGCCGAGTTCCAGAGGAAACACAAGGCTGAGCATGGCGTGTACTACAGCAGGCAGTACGACGGGGACCGGGTCAAGGCGTATCGGATCACCTGCATTCAGTGCGGGACAGAGGCAGTCGTGACCAAGCCGACGTCTCGATACTGCTCGCACTCATGCTGGTACAAGGCGAGCCATGCTCGGCACGCACAGGTAGAGCTGGCCTGGAAGCCGCTACTGCGAGCGCCACGCCTGGCAACCGTGATCCTCTTGCGTCCACTGCGACGACGCTGGTTCAGCGCGTGCTGTCCGATGTGCTCGACATGGTTCATCACAGACAACCCGCGAGACCGGAACTGCTCACGTCGATGCAGCAGGCGAGCAGCCAAGGACAGGCGTCGCGCCATGGAACGTGACGCCTTCGTTCAGCACGTCAGTCGACCAGACGTGTACGAGCGGGACCAGTGGACATGCCAGCTGTGCGGTGAGGCAGTACTGCGGGACGAGGTCGTTCCTCACCCTCAAGCGCCGACACTGGATCACATCATCGCGTTGTCGCGAGGTGGAACTCACGAACCCGCGAACGTCCAACTGGCTCACTTCTACTGCAATCTGATCAAGAACGACGGCGAGTGGGCAGACGTCGGTCGCCGGCCGGCCGCGTAG
- a CDS encoding bifunctional DNA primase/polymerase: MTSTAVTRRTECEQCAGPLPLMARADAQYCGATCRKRASRSRIAARQARVSAERQARIPAELTSRPRWVRHKDKVPLRVDGRFASVKDPSSWSDYAAATASRAGDGVGFVLTAGDGIVVIDLDHAVEDGQILPWAQTIADQLPPTYMERGRSGTGLHLWFRGAVEHGRRIRRGELAVEVYSDRRYMIVGDRVPGTPLSLAELPDAAGLIASL; the protein is encoded by the coding sequence ATGACGTCGACCGCCGTGACCCGCCGCACCGAGTGCGAGCAGTGCGCTGGCCCGCTGCCGTTGATGGCGCGGGCCGATGCGCAGTACTGCGGTGCGACCTGCAGGAAGCGGGCGAGTCGATCACGGATCGCTGCCCGTCAGGCGCGGGTTTCTGCCGAGCGGCAGGCCCGTATCCCGGCCGAGTTGACGTCGCGTCCTCGCTGGGTGCGGCATAAGGACAAGGTGCCGCTCCGCGTCGATGGCCGTTTCGCCTCGGTGAAGGACCCGTCGTCCTGGTCGGACTACGCCGCGGCCACTGCGTCCCGCGCTGGCGACGGCGTCGGCTTCGTCCTCACGGCTGGCGACGGCATCGTGGTCATCGACCTGGACCATGCGGTCGAGGACGGCCAGATCCTGCCGTGGGCGCAGACGATCGCCGACCAGTTGCCGCCGACGTATATGGAGCGCGGCCGGTCCGGTACTGGCCTGCACCTGTGGTTCCGCGGTGCGGTCGAGCACGGCCGGCGTATCCGCCGCGGCGAGTTGGCGGTCGAGGTGTACTCGGACCGCCGCTACATGATCGTGGGTGACCGGGTTCCGGGTACGCCTCTCAGTCTTGCCGAGCTGCCTGACGCAGCCGGTTTGATCGCTTCGCTCTGA